The sequence ATGCCCGGAACCGGTGACCAGCTGGGTGCCGACGCCGTACGCGTCCACGGGAGCCGCGGCCAGCGAGGCGATGGCGTACTCGTCCAGGTCCGAGGTGACCACGATCCGGGTCCCGGTCGCGCCCAGCTCGTCCAGCTGCCGGCGGACCCGGTGCGCGACCAGCAGCAGATCGCCGGAGTCGATGCGCACCGCGCCCAGTCCGGGCCCGGCCACCTCCACCGCCGTACGGACCGCCTCGGTGACGTCGTACGTGTCCACCAGCAGCGTGGTGCCCGGGCCGAGGGTGTCCACCTGGGCCTGGAAGGCGTCCCGCTCGTGGTCGTGCAGCAGGGTGAAGGCGTGCGCGGAGGTGCCGACGGTCGGGATGCCGTAGCGGAAGCCGGCCGCGAGGTCGGACGTGGTGGCGAAACCGCCGACATAGGCGGCGCGCGCGGCGGCGACGGCCGCCAGCTCATGGGTGCGGCGGGCGCCCATCTCGATCAGCGGGCGGTCCCCCGCGGCGGAGGCCATCCGGGAGGCGGCGGCCGCGATGGCGGAGTCGTGGTTGAGGATGGAGAGGATCACCGTCTCCAGCAGCACGCACTCGGCGAAGCTGCCCTCCACGCGCAGGATCGGGGAGCCGGGGAAGTACACCTCGCCCTCGGGGTAGCCCCAGATGTCCCCGGTGAACCGGTATCCGGCGAGCCACGCCAGGGTCTCCTCGTCGACGATCCGCTGCTCGCGCAGGAAGCCGAGCTGGCCCTCGTCGAAGCGGAAGTTCTCCACCGCGTCCAGGACGCGCCCGGTGCCCGCGACCACGCCGTAGCGCCGCCCCTCCGGCAGCCGCCGGGTGAAGACCTCGAACACGCTGCGCCGCTCGGCCGTACCGGCCTTCAGCGCGGCCTGCAACATCGTCAGTTCGTACTGGTCGGTGAAGAGCGCCGTCGAGGGAACATCCACCGGCAGCCCAAGGTCCGCTGTGTTCATGGCAGGGATCGTACCCCCTATTCGTCAGTGTGACGATTTCCGGGGTGCATGGCAGCATGGGCACTGTGACGTCACCCGCGCCCGTAGAGATCGAACGCACCGAGTCGGCGGAGGAGGTCTTCGCCGTACCCGAACCCGACGTCCCCTGGGTCACCCTCGTGCACAACGACCCGGTCAACCTCATGAGCTATGTGACCTACGTCTTCCAGACGTACTTCGGCTACTCCAAGGACAAGGCCACCAAGCTCATGCTCGATGTCCACCACAAGGGCCGGGCGGTCGTCTCCAGCGGAACCCGCGAGGAGATGGAACGCGACGTGCAGGCGATGCACGGCTACGGTCTGTGGGCCACCCTCCAGCAGGACCGGAAGTAGCGACCCCATCCCATGCCCGGACAATTCGAACCGCTCCCCGGCGGCGGCGCGGCCGTCGCCCTCGACGACGTCGAGATCTCCATCATCCGCTCGCTGGCCGTCCAGCTCCTGGAGCTGATCGGACCGGGCCCCGGCGAGGACGCCCCCAGCGACCCGCTCGCCGAGCTGTTCGCGGAGGGTCCGAGCGAGCCGCCCGCCGACCCGGTGCTGCGCCGGCTCTTCCCGGACGCGTACAGCGACCCGGAGAAGGCCCCGGACTCGCCCGCCCAGGCCGAGGAGCGGCGCGCGCACTCCGCCGAGTTCCGCCGCTTCACGGAGAACGACCTCCGGGCCGGCAAGCGGGAGAACGCCCTCGCGGTGATCCGCAGCCTCGACGCGCTCGCCCCGGTGGACGAGGGCGGCGCCGTGCTGAAGCTGTCGCCCGAGGAGTCCCGGCGCTGGCTCGCCTCGCTCAACGATCTGCGCCTCGCGATCGGCTCCCGCCTGGAGATCGCGGACGACGACGACACCGAGCTGCTCTACCGGCTCCCCGACGAGGATCCGCGCAAGCCGATGGTGCTGGCCTATCTGTGGCTCGGCGGCCTCCAGGAAACCCTGGTGTCGACCCTCATGTCGTGATTCCGGCGATCCCGGCGATTTGCGCGTCCGCTCAGCGGACGCTCAAATCCGGATAACGATCCCGTCACCGTTGCGGCCTGGTTTGCCGCATTCACCCGCTCTTTGTCCGCTTTTACCTGTGAAGCGCGCCACATTCCTCTCCCCCGATCAATATTGCGGCCGTGATAAATCTTCACGACCGCCCGGCGAACACCACCCTTGTCCGCCGGGTGCGCCACCGAGCCGACGACCGTCGGCCAGGCATGAACTCCATCAATCCGGGGGGATTCGAAACCCGGTTCGCGGCCGACGAAAGGCACGGATCGGAATGGAGAAAGGCGCACCACCATGACCTCAGCGCAGGTCGACCAGCGTCCCGACGGCTCCGAGCCCGCGCGGGCGGAGGGCGGCGAGGGCGAGGGTTATCAGCGCGGGCTCGGCTCCCGCCAGATCCAGATGATCGCCATCGGCGGTGCCATCGGCACCGGTCTGTTCCTCGGCGCGGGCAAGGGCATCTCCAAGGCGGGACCCAGCCTCATCCTGGCGTACGCCATCGCGGGCCTCGTCATCTTCTTCATCATGCGCGCGCTCGGCGAACTGCTGATGTACCGCCCGGTCTCCGGCTCGTTCTCGGAGTACGCGCGCGAGTTCATCGGTCCCTTCGCGGGCTTTGTCACCGGCTGGACGTACTGGCTGTTCTGGGTGGTCACCGGCATCACCGAGGTGACCGCCGCGGCCGCCTACATGACGTACTGGTTCGACATTCCGCAATGGGCCTCGGCGCTGATCTTCACGTTCGTGCTCTACGCCGCCAACCTGATCTCCGTGAAGCTCTTCGGTGAGCTGGAGTTCTGGTTCTCCATGGTCAAGGTGACCGCGATCATCGGCATGATCCTGATCTGCGCGGGCATCCTGACGATCGGCTTCTCCGACGCCGGCGACACCGCCTCGGTGAGCCACCTGTGGAACCAGGGCGGCTTCTTCCCGCACGGCATCGGCGGCACCCTGATGACGCTCCAGATGGTCATGTTCGCCTTCCTCGCCGTCGAGCTGGTCGGTGTCACCGCGGGCGAGTCCAAGGACCCCAAGAAGGTGCTGCCCAAGGCGATCAACACCGTGCCGTGGCGGATCGCCGTCTTCTACGTCGGCGCGCTGATCATGATCCTTTCGGTGGTGCCGTGGACCGAGTTCCACCCGGGCGTGAGCCCCTTCGTGGCCGCCTTCCAGAAGATGGGCCTGTCGGTCGGCGCCGGCATCGTCAACTTCGTGGTCCTCACCGCCGCGCTGTCCTCCTGCAACTCCGGCATGTACTCCACCGGCCGCATGCTGCGCGACCTGGCGCTCAACAGCCAGGGCCCCAAGCTGTTCACCCGGCTGACGCGCAGCGGTACCCCGCTCGTCGGCACCACGTTCTCCGCCGCGCTGATGCTCGTCGGCGTCTGGATCAACTACCAGTGGCCGGGCAAGGCGTTCGACTACGTCGTCTCCTTCGCGACCATCTCCGGCATGTGGGCGTGGATCGTCATCCTGATCTGCCACATCCGCTACCGGAGGGCGTCCGACCGCGGGCTGCTGCCCCGCTCGGAGTTCCGGGCCCCCGGCGCCCCGTACGCCAGCGTGCTCTCCCTGCTGTTCATCGGCATGGTGATCGTGCTGATGGGCATCGACAAGGATGCCCGGGTCTCGCTGTACTGCGCGCCGCTGTGGGGTGTGATCCTCGGCGTCTCCTACGCGGTGCTCAAGCGCCGCAACCCGGAGGCCGCGGCCTTCGCCAAGCGCTGACGCCACCGCCGGACCCTCACCGGGACGTCCGGCCGCCGGGAGCACTCGTGGCGCCCCCGGCCGCCGCCGCTCAAGGACGTCCAGCATGCGGGCCGCTCCGTACCATCCCTCGGTACGGGGCGGCCCTCTGCTTATCCTGGCCCCCATGCTGACCATCACCCAGGCCCTGTACGACCGGATCGTCGCCCACGCCCGCGAGGACCACCCCGACGAGGCGTGCGGCGTCGTCGCGGGCCCGGCCGGCTCGGACCGCCCCGAGCGGTTCATCGCGATGCTGAACGCGGCCATGTCGCCGACCTTCTACGAGTTCGACTCCGGCGATCTGCTCAAGCTCTACCGCGAGCTGGACGACCGCGACGAGGAGCCGGTGGTCATCTACCACTCCCACACCGCGACCGAGGCGTACCCCTCGCGCACGGACATCTCGTACGCCAATGAGCCCGGCGCCCACTACGTCCTCGTGTCCACGGCCGACACGGACGGCCTCGGCGACTTCCAGTTCCGGTCCTTCCGGATCGTGGACGCAGAGGTCACCGAGGAGGAGGTCAAGGTCGTACAGGCCTACTGATCTCAGCATCCGGCCGGGATCCGTCCGCCAGCTGGGATCACATTCCGGTCCCCTGACCGGGAATCGATACGATGAGCCCATGGTTACGACTGTGGTGCGCGCCCTCGGCCTGTGACGGCGGTGTGCCCCTCGGCTGACGTACCGAGCCCGCAGCCCCCGAAGACCCTTCCGACAGGAGCCCGCAACCATGGCCATCGAGGTCCGCATCCCGACCATCCTCCGCACGTACACCGACGGCCAGAAGGCCGTGGAGGGCAGCGGGAACACCCTCGCCGAGCTGTTCACCGACCTGGAGAGCCGGCACGCGGGCATCCAGGCCCGCATCGTGGACGGCGACCAGCTGCGCCGGTTCGTGAACGTGTACCTGAACGACGAGGACGTCCGCTTCCTGGACGGCATCAACACCAAGCTGTCGGACGGCGACAACGTCACGATCCTGCCGGCCGTCGCCGGTGGTATGCGCTGATCGGTCGCTGAACAGCATGCGCTACGACTCCCCGCTGGCCGCGGTGGGCAACACCCCCCTGGTGCGCCTGCCGCGGCTGTCGCCGTCCCCCGAGGTCCGGATCTGGGCGAAGCTGGAGGACCGCAACCCCACCGGCTCGGTCAAGGACCGGCCCGCCCTGCACATGATCGAGCAGGCGGAGAAGGACGGCCGGCTCACCCCCGGCTGCACCATCCTGGAGCCGACCTCCGGCAACACCGGCATCTCGCTGGCCATGGCGGCCAGGCTCAAGGGGTACCGGATGGTGTGCGTGATGCCGGAGAACACTTCCCAGGAGCGCCGGGACCTGCTCGGCATGTGGGGCGCGGAGATCATCCCCTCGCCGGCCGCGGGCGGCTCGAACACCGCGGTGCGGGTGGCCAAGGAGCTGTCGGCCGAGCACCCGGACTGGGTGATGCTCTACCAGTACGGCAACCCCGACAACGCGGGCGCGCACTACGCCACCACGGGTCCGGAGATCCTCGCCGACCTGCCCTCGGTCACCCACTTCGTCGCGGGGCTCGGCACCACCGGCACGCTGATGGGCGTGGGCCGCTATCTGCGCGAGCACAAGCCGGACGTCAAGATCGTGGCCGCCGAGCCGCGCTACGACGACCTGGTCTACGGTCTGCGCAACCTGGACGAGGGCTTCGTCCCGGAGCTGTACGACGCCTCGGTCCTCACCACCCGCTTCTCCGTGGGCTCCGCCGACGCGGTCACCCGCACCCGTGAACTCCTCCAGCAGGAGGGCATCTTCGCGGGCATCTCCACGGGCGCCGCGCTGCACGCCGCGATCGGCGTCGGCAAGAAGGCCCTCAAGGCGGGGGAGTCCGCCGACATCGTCTTCGTCGTGGCCGACGGCGGCTGGAAGTACCTCTCCACGGGCGTCTACACGGCCGCCACCACGGAAGCCGCCGTCGACACGCTCCAGGGCCAGCTCTGGGCGTGATTCCCGGGGCGTGAGTTCCGGCCGCGTCACGTCTCAAGTGATCACCAGCCCCCTCTCACGAGGGGGCTAAGCCGTTCCTATGGGGAAGCAAAGAAATCCTTCTGGCACTGCCCGGTGGCCGGTGTCCGGGGCTACGTTCCTCCCGCACCCTGTCATGTCACGTTCAGTCGGCATGGAGAGTGTCTGAAGTGTCATGCTCATGACTGCGTGGTCGCCGCTACGCGCGTCACGGGCTGCCAACCAGTGCGAGAAACCCCACTTCCCGATGGAGGCAGTACCCACATGCGTGAGTCACGCCCGAGCGGGCGAACCCGAAGTGCGCGAAGACTTCTGGCCGTCGCCTTTCCCGCTCTCTCCCTGACCGTCGCCGGATTCGCCGCCGCGCCGACGGCCGGCGCGGCCCAGCCCGCCGTCGCGGCCCACCCGGCGACCAGCAAGGTCGCCACGAACGACAAGGCGCTGACCGCCCCCCAGCGGCAGACCTTCCACTCGACCGGCAAGGCCGGGCAGAAGGTCCCCACGACCCATGTGTGCGCCACGGACCACACGCCGGGCCACGCGTCCTGCTTCGCCCAGCGCCGCACGGACATCAAGCAGCAGCTGGCCGCGGCGATCTCGCCCGACGCCACGCCCTCCGGCCTCTCCCCGGCCAACCTGCACAGCGCCTACAACCTGCCCACCTCGGCCGGTTCCGGCATGACCGTGGGCATCGTCGACGCCTACAACGACCCCAACGCCGAGTCGGACCTGGCCACGTACCGGTCCCAGTACGGCCTTTCCGCCTGCACCAAGGCCAACGGCTGCTTCAAGCAGGTCAGCCAGACCGGTTCCACCACCTCGCTGCCGACCAACGACAGCGGCTGGGCCGGCGAAGAGATGCTCGACATCGACATGGTCAGCGCGGTCTGCCCGAACTGCAACATCGTGCTGGTCGAGGCCAACTCGGCGAACGACACCGACCTCGGCGTCGCCGAGAACGAGGCCGTCGCGCTCGGCGCCAAGTTCGTCTCCAACAGCTGGGGCGGCTCCGAGGACTCCTCGCAGACCAGCGAGGACAGCCAGTACTTCAAGCACCCGGGTGTCGCGATCACCGTCTCCGCCGGTGACGAGGGCTACGGTGCCGAGTACCCGGCGACCTCCCAGTACGTGACCGCCGTCGGCGGTACCGCCCTCAGCACCGCCTCCAACTCCCGTGGCTGGAGCGAGTCGGTGTGGAACACCAGCTCCACCGAGGGCACCGGCTCCGGCTGCTCGGCGTACGACCCGAAGCCGAGCTGGCAGACCGACACGGGCTGCTCCAAGCGCATGGAGTCCGACGTCTCCGCGGTCGCCGACCCGGCCACCGGTGTCGCGGTCTACGACACCTACGGCGGCAGCGGCTGGGCGGTCTACGGCGGCACCAGCGCCTCCTCGCCGATCATCGCCAGCGTCTACGCGCTCGCGGGCACCCCGGGCGCCGGTGACTACCCGGCGAAGTACCCCTACAGCCACACCGGCAACCTGAACGACGTGACGAGCGGCTCCAACGGCTCCTGCTCCACGGCGTACTACTGCAAGGCTCAGACCGGCTACGACGGTCCGACCGGCTGGGGCACCCCGAACGGCACCGCCGCCTTCACCTCGGGCGGCGGCACCGGTGGCAACACCGTCTCCGTGACCAACCCGGGCAACCAGTCCACCACGACCGGCAGCTCCGTCAGCCTCTCCGTGAAGGCTTCCGACAGCGCGGGCGCGGCCCTGACCTACAGCGCCTCCGGCCTGCCGACCGGCCTGTCGATCAACAGCTCCACCGGCGTGATCTCCGGTACCGCGTCCACCGCGGGCACCTACCAGGTCACCGTCACCGCGACCGACTCCACCGGCGCGACCGGCTCCACCTCCTTCACCTGGACCGTGAGCACCAGCGGCGGTGGCGGCGGCTGCACCTCGACGCAGCTGCTCGCCAACCCGGGCTTCGAGTCGGGCAACACCGGCTGGACCGCCTCCAGCGGCGTCATCACCAACGACACCGGTGAGGCCGCGCACGGCGGCTCGTACAAGGCGTGGCTGGACGGCTACGGCACCTCGCACACGGACTCCGTGTCCCAGTCGGTGACGATCCCCGCGGGCTGCAAGGCGACCCTGTCCTTCTACCTGCACGTCGACACCGCGGAGACCAGCACCAGCACCGCGTACGACAAGCTGACGGTCACCGCCGGTTCGACCACCCTCGCGAGCTACTCGAACCTGAACAAGTCCACGGGCTACGTCCAGAAGACCTTCGACCTGTCCTCGCTGGCGGGCCAGACGGTCACCCTGAAGTTCAACGGCGTCGAGGACTCCTCGCTCCAGACCAGCTTCGTCGTGGACGACACGTCCCTGACCACCAGCTGATCACCCGCACCGCCTGAACGACCCGGACCACCCTGCGATCCCGCACGCGGAACTCCGCGTGCGGGATCCGTTCGTCGGCCGGTACTTTGCCCGGTGGCGGGATCCGTTCGCGGCCGCGGTACGTCCCATCCGTACCAGGCGGGCCAACCGGCGGCCCCGCAGAAAGGCGGTCCCCCCATGCGCCGTACGACACTTCTCGCCCTCGCGGCCACCCCCCTGCTCCTCGCGGGCTGCGGCACCCACACCGGCCCCACCGGCAGCGGAAAGGTCTCCCCGGTGCCCGGGGGCCCGGTGTGCCGCGACGAGGTGCGGCTGACGGCCGCCGACAGCGGCCGTACCGTCTGCGTGGCCAAGGGCGGCGAGGTACGACTCAGCCTCGGCGGCGCCAAGGACCGCCCCTGGAAGCCGGTCACCGTCACCGGCGGCGCCCTGGAGGCGATCAACTCCGGGCTCGTCGTCCGGCCGGGCGGCGCCGAGGCCGCCTACCGGGCGAGCGCGCCCGGCACCGGGAAGCTGACGTCCTCCCGCCCCATGTGCGCGGCCGACCCCGGCCAGATGTCCTGCAAGGGCATCCAGGAGTGGACGGTCACCGTGACGGTGAAGAGCGGCTGACCGGGTCCCACCGGTTCTAGGCGAGGTGGCGCACCTGGTCCCACAGGACCGGGTCGACCACCCCGACCCGGCGGCGGAAGTCCCCGACCGGCACCTCGCGCAGCTCGTCGGTCTGGAGGAAGCTCGGGCGGCCCCGCGCGTCGCCCACCGCGCCGGGCGGCAGCGGGATCACCCCGGCGCGCTCGTCGTGGTACCTGGTGGTGATCTTCGCGACCGTGGCCCGGTCCCCGCGCACGGCCAGCACCAGACAGGGCCGGTCCTTGACCTCGGCGCGGTCCTCGTACGGCACGTTCGCCCACCAGATGTCACCCGGCGCCGGCCCGCCGCGGGCCGGCGCCGGGTGCCGCTCCCTGGTGCCCGCCCGGCCCGGTGGCCGCGACCGCCGCCCGGCGGGCCGGCGTCCGCGGCCCCAGCCGTCGACGACGGTGGCCACCAGCGCGAGCAGCACCACCGCGGCGAGCGCCAGCCACCAGGACGTGTCCATACGACGACGTTACCGGCGCGCGGCGCGGGGCGCGCGCCCTTGTACGAATCCCGTGCGCCCCGGGCACCAGCCGAACCGGTGACAGCACAGGTGAGTTCGCCCACAACGGCCCCTGGCAGAGGAGCGGCCCGCGTCCGGGCGCCGTACGCTCGACGGACCGCACGACCCCCGTCAGCCCTTTTCGAGGTTCCTCGGCCCTGTGAGGACCCTCGACCCACCTGTCTTCGCCTACGGAGGTTTCTGCTTCATGAAGCTCACCGTCGTCGGCTGCTCGGGGTCGTTCCCGTCCGCGGAATCGGCCTGCTCGAGCTACCTCGTCGAGGCCGACGGCTTCCGGCTGCTTCTCGACATGGGCAACGGCGCCCTGGGCGAGTTGCAGCGCCACTGCGGTCTCTACGACCTCGACGCGATCTTCCTCAGCCATCTGCACGCCGATCACTGCATCGACATGCTCGGGTACTTCGTCGCCCGCTACTACCGCCATGACGGCGGCCGCTGCGCGGCGCTGCCGGTCTACGGCCCCGAGCGCACCGAGCACCGTCTGACCACGGCGCACGGCGACACGCCCGCCGCCTCCTCGATGAGCGAGGTCTTCGACTTCCGCACCGTCAAGCCGGCCACGTTCGAGATCGGCCCCTTCACGGTGCACACCGACCGGGTCCGCCACCCCGTGGAGGCGTTCGGGATCCGGATCGAGCACGGGGGCAGGTCCCTCACCTACTCCGGGGACACCGGGGTCACCCCCGTACTGGACGAGCTGGCCCGGGACACCGACCTGTTCCTGTGCGAGGCCGCGTTCACGTACGGCAAGGAGAACATCCCCGACCTCCACCTCAACGGCCGCGAGGCCGGCGAGACCGCCACCCGCGCCGCCGCCCGCCGCCTGGTCCTGACCCACATCGCCCCCTGGACCGACCCGGCGGTCAACCTCCGCGACGCCCGCGCGTCCTTCACGGGCCCGGTGGAACTGGCGGCACGGGGAGCGGTGTACGAGATCTGAGGGACGGTACGCGCGCGAAGGCCCCGGAACCTGGGCGGTTCCGGGGCCTTCGTCATGCCGTACGGAGGGGCCTCACGCCTTCGTGAGGTCCTCCACCTCCTCCTCGGGCTCGCGGCCCGGAGTCTTCAGGTCGAACTTGATGATCGCGAAGCGGAAGACGACGTAGTACACCGCGCCGAAGACCAGCCCGATCGGGATGATCAGCCATGGCTTGGTCGCCAGATGCCAGTTGAGCGCGTAGTCGATGAAGCCGGCGGAGAAGTTGAAGCCGGCGTGCACGCCCAGCCCCCATGTCACCGCCATGGACACCGCGGTGAGCACGGCGTGGACGACGTACAGCAGCGGCGCGATGAACATGAACGAGAACTCGATCGGCTCGGTGACACCGGTGACGAAGGAGGTCAGCGCGAGGGAGACCATCATGCCGGTGACGACCTTGCGGCGCTCGGGCCGGGCGCAGTGCGCGATCGCGAGGGCGGCGGCCGGCAGACCGAACATCATGATCGGGAAGAAGCCGGACTGGAAGAGACCGGCGGACGGGTCGCCCGCGAGGAACCGGGTGATGTCGCCGTGGACGATCTCGCCGGACGCCTTCTTGTAGTCGCCGATCTGGAACCAGGCCACCGTGTTCACGAACTGGTGCATGCCGATCGGGATCAGACCGCGGTTGACCAGACCGAACAGGGCGGCGCCCGCGGCCCCGAGGCCGGTCATCCACTCGCCGAAGTGCGTGATGCCCTTGCCGATGGGCTCCCAGATCAGGAGGAAGAAGACGCCGACCAGCGTGCCGACGAAGGCCATCAGGATCGGCACCAGGCGGCGGCCGTTGAAGAAGCCGAGCCAGTCCACCAGCTTGGTGCGGTGGAAGCGCTGCCACATGATGGCCGCCAGCAGGCCCATGATGATGCCGCCGAGGACACCGGGGTCGTTGTAGGTGGCGTCCACGATCTTGCCGTGGGTGTCGACGTGCTTGTCGACCAGCGGGAAGGCCTGGAGCACCTTGCTGTAGACGAGGAAGCCGACCACTGCGGCCAGGGCGGTGGAGCCGTCGGCCTTCTTGGCGAAGCCGATGGCCACGCCTATGCAGAACAGCAGGGGGAGCGACCCGGTCAGGGCACCGCCGGCCGCGTTGAAGACGGTCGCGACCTTGTCCCAGCCGAGGCCGTCCTTGCCGAAGATGTCATCCTGGCCCAGGCGGACCATGATGCCCGCGGCCGGCAGTACGGCGATCGGGAGCTGAAGGCTCCGGCCGACCTTCTGCAGGCCCTGGAACAGGCCCGCTCCCCGCTTCTTTGCGGGGGCCGCCGTTGCGGTGGCGGTGCTCATACGTCGTCCTCCATCGGGTGGTGGTCTACACCACTCACTGGTGTAGACCTGTTGTAGCACGATGAAGGCGCCGTAAGGAACCACGAATTCCGCGACCGGAACGCTACGCGCCGTGCAGGGCGGGGCGGCCCCGGGGGCGGCGGGCCGCGGGGGTCAGAGCCCGGTCACGTCCTCGACCTCCGCCTCGGGCTCGCGGCCCGGGGTCCTGAGGTCGAAGCGGGTGATGGCGAAGCGGAAGACGGCGTAGTAGACCGCCGCGAAGCACAGGCCGATCGGGATGATCAGCCAGGGCCTGGTCGCCAGATGCCAGTTGATGACGTAGTCGATCAGCCCCGCCGAGAAGCTGAAGCCGTCGTGCACCCCGAGCGCCCACGTCACCGCCATCGACACCCCGGTCAGCACCGCGTGGACGGCGTACAGGACCGGCGCGATGAACATGAACGAGTACTCGATCGGCTCGGTGATCCCCGTGACGAACGACGTCAGCGCCACCGACAGCATCAGCCCGCCGACCTCCTTGCGGCGATGCGGCTCGGCGCAGTGTGTGATCGCCAGCGCCGCCGCCGGCAGCGCGAACATCATGATCGGGAAGAAGCCCGAGGTGAACTGCCCCGCGTGCGGATCGCCCGCCAGGAACATGCTGATGTCACCGTGCACCACCGTCCCGTCCGGCTGCGTGTAACTGCCGAACTGGAACCAGATGGGCACGTTCAGGAACTGGTGCAGGCCCACCACCAGCAGCGCCCGGTTGGTGACACCGAACAGCCCCGCCCCCCACGCCCCGGCCGCGTGCAGCCAGCGGCTGAAGCTCTCCAGACCCGCCCCGATCGGCGGCCATACCCACAGGCACAGCGCCGCGAAGAGGATGGCCGCGAACGCCATGAGGATCGGCACCAGACGGCGGCCGTTGAAGAAGCCCAGCCAGTCCACCAGCCGCGTCCGATGGAACCGCGCCCACAGGAAAGCGGCCAGCAGCCCCAGCACGATCCCGCCGAACACCCCCGGGTTCTGGAAGGTGAACGCCGCCACCGTCCCGTCCCCGGCCCGGCACCCCACCCCCGGCAGCGCCGTCGAACCGCCCGGGCAGTCCTGCGGGAACTGGTGCAGCACCCCGTAGTAGACGAGAAAGCCCGCGACCGCCGCGAGCGCCGTGGAGCCGTCCGCCTTCTTCGCCATCCCGATCGCCACGCCCACGCAGAACAGCAGCGGCAGCCCCAGCGAACCGTCCAGCAGCGCCCCGCCCGCGCCCCGCATCACCTTCGCGACCGTCGTCCAGCCCAGCCCGTCGGCGCCCACCACACCCTGCTGACCGAGCCCGATCAGCAGCCCCGCCGCGGGCAGCACCGCGATCGGCAACTGAAGGCTGCGCCCCATCTTCTGGAGCCCCTGGAACAGCCGGCCCCAGCGCTCCCGCGCCGCACTCCCCGTCGCGCTCCCCTCGCTCATGGGCGTCCTCCGGCCACTCGGCGGCCACTCGACTCGGGTGCGGTTTGGCGACCGTCCCTCCGCTGGTGTAGACCAGTTGCCCGGACGGTTCCGCTGTCGTGAACGCCATCTTTCGGCACGGACGGCATGACCGCTCGCGAAGATGGGCCAACTGTGGGTTACTGCGACAAAGCGGTTCGGATCAGGGAGAAGCAACATGGCCAGCAAGGCTGAGAAGATCGTCGCCGGCCTCGGCGGGATCGACAACATCGAGGAGATCGAGGGCTGCATCACCCGCCTGCGCACCGAGGTCTCGGACCCCTCGCTCGTGAACGACGCCGCCCTGAAGGCCGCCGGCGCCCACGGCGTCGTCAAGATGGGCACCGCCATCCAGGTCGTCATCGGCACCGACGCCGACCCGATCGCCGCGGAGATCGAAGACATGATGTGAACCCCGGGACCCGCACGGGT is a genomic window of Streptomyces sp. WP-1 containing:
- a CDS encoding putative Ig domain-containing protein is translated as MRESRPSGRTRSARRLLAVAFPALSLTVAGFAAAPTAGAAQPAVAAHPATSKVATNDKALTAPQRQTFHSTGKAGQKVPTTHVCATDHTPGHASCFAQRRTDIKQQLAAAISPDATPSGLSPANLHSAYNLPTSAGSGMTVGIVDAYNDPNAESDLATYRSQYGLSACTKANGCFKQVSQTGSTTSLPTNDSGWAGEEMLDIDMVSAVCPNCNIVLVEANSANDTDLGVAENEAVALGAKFVSNSWGGSEDSSQTSEDSQYFKHPGVAITVSAGDEGYGAEYPATSQYVTAVGGTALSTASNSRGWSESVWNTSSTEGTGSGCSAYDPKPSWQTDTGCSKRMESDVSAVADPATGVAVYDTYGGSGWAVYGGTSASSPIIASVYALAGTPGAGDYPAKYPYSHTGNLNDVTSGSNGSCSTAYYCKAQTGYDGPTGWGTPNGTAAFTSGGGTGGNTVSVTNPGNQSTTTGSSVSLSVKASDSAGAALTYSASGLPTGLSINSSTGVISGTASTAGTYQVTVTATDSTGATGSTSFTWTVSTSGGGGGCTSTQLLANPGFESGNTGWTASSGVITNDTGEAAHGGSYKAWLDGYGTSHTDSVSQSVTIPAGCKATLSFYLHVDTAETSTSTAYDKLTVTAGSTTLASYSNLNKSTGYVQKTFDLSSLAGQTVTLKFNGVEDSSLQTSFVVDDTSLTTS
- a CDS encoding type II toxin-antitoxin system PemK/MazF family toxin, which produces MDTSWWLALAAVVLLALVATVVDGWGRGRRPAGRRSRPPGRAGTRERHPAPARGGPAPGDIWWANVPYEDRAEVKDRPCLVLAVRGDRATVAKITTRYHDERAGVIPLPPGAVGDARGRPSFLQTDELREVPVGDFRRRVGVVDPVLWDQVRHLA
- a CDS encoding MBL fold metallo-hydrolase, with the translated sequence MKLTVVGCSGSFPSAESACSSYLVEADGFRLLLDMGNGALGELQRHCGLYDLDAIFLSHLHADHCIDMLGYFVARYYRHDGGRCAALPVYGPERTEHRLTTAHGDTPAASSMSEVFDFRTVKPATFEIGPFTVHTDRVRHPVEAFGIRIEHGGRSLTYSGDTGVTPVLDELARDTDLFLCEAAFTYGKENIPDLHLNGREAGETATRAAARRLVLTHIAPWTDPAVNLRDARASFTGPVELAARGAVYEI
- a CDS encoding PTS transporter subunit EIIC — its product is MSTATATAAPAKKRGAGLFQGLQKVGRSLQLPIAVLPAAGIMVRLGQDDIFGKDGLGWDKVATVFNAAGGALTGSLPLLFCIGVAIGFAKKADGSTALAAVVGFLVYSKVLQAFPLVDKHVDTHGKIVDATYNDPGVLGGIIMGLLAAIMWQRFHRTKLVDWLGFFNGRRLVPILMAFVGTLVGVFFLLIWEPIGKGITHFGEWMTGLGAAGAALFGLVNRGLIPIGMHQFVNTVAWFQIGDYKKASGEIVHGDITRFLAGDPSAGLFQSGFFPIMMFGLPAAALAIAHCARPERRKVVTGMMVSLALTSFVTGVTEPIEFSFMFIAPLLYVVHAVLTAVSMAVTWGLGVHAGFNFSAGFIDYALNWHLATKPWLIIPIGLVFGAVYYVVFRFAIIKFDLKTPGREPEEEVEDLTKA
- a CDS encoding PTS transporter subunit EIIC, which gives rise to MSEGSATGSAARERWGRLFQGLQKMGRSLQLPIAVLPAAGLLIGLGQQGVVGADGLGWTTVAKVMRGAGGALLDGSLGLPLLFCVGVAIGMAKKADGSTALAAVAGFLVYYGVLHQFPQDCPGGSTALPGVGCRAGDGTVAAFTFQNPGVFGGIVLGLLAAFLWARFHRTRLVDWLGFFNGRRLVPILMAFAAILFAALCLWVWPPIGAGLESFSRWLHAAGAWGAGLFGVTNRALLVVGLHQFLNVPIWFQFGSYTQPDGTVVHGDISMFLAGDPHAGQFTSGFFPIMMFALPAAALAITHCAEPHRRKEVGGLMLSVALTSFVTGITEPIEYSFMFIAPVLYAVHAVLTGVSMAVTWALGVHDGFSFSAGLIDYVINWHLATRPWLIIPIGLCFAAVYYAVFRFAITRFDLRTPGREPEAEVEDVTGL
- a CDS encoding glucose PTS transporter subunit EIIB, translated to MASKAEKIVAGLGGIDNIEEIEGCITRLRTEVSDPSLVNDAALKAAGAHGVVKMGTAIQVVIGTDADPIAAEIEDMM